The window TTATAATAGTAATAGCAATAAGGCGGTTATATTATATGCAATAGATGTTTTGCGTTTTTAGCTGCATTTGTTTTAGCTTGGTATTCAAGGCTTTTGCACACTGAACTGTTGTGAGCACATTATATATTATATCGAAATGACAATAAGCCGtttacatttgatttgattcaaACACTGGTGGGGTGTGGAGGTCCTACGATTGGTAGCCTATCTTCCAGTCAGGTTTAGTCCTTATAAAACCCACACATATACTCGTAAGAAAACAACATCCAGACACAGCTCATCCAGTTATGTTATTTTACTACAGTGCATCTATAGCCTTGGAAACCTGGCCAAAAACGTCATCCACTGCCAGCTCAGAATCCACCTGCAAGATAAATAGAAAACATCATCATGAGACTTCTGTCTCAAATACATTCTATGCGTTTTTAGTCAACAACGCGTTTGTCGTTCACACCTTCTTCACAATGCCACGGCCCTCATAGAAAGCGATGACCGGCTCGGTTGCCTTGTAATACAAGTCCAGGCGTTTCTTAATGGTCTCTTCATTGTCATCAGAGCGGCCGCTGGTCTCGCCACGCTTCAATAGTCTCTTGACCATGGTTTCTGCTTTCGCGTCGACGTACAGCAGCAGGCAGGGTTTGCCGATCTGAGGTCGAAATCAAAACTTCTATAGATTTAAGGCTGCGGCAATAAATAAGAAATCCCTGTGTATGTTTTCACCTTCTTCTCAAACTCCTCTCCCTGTTTGACCTCACGTGGATAGCCGTCGATGAGAAACCCCTTTGAGACGTCAGCCTTGGCGATCATGGCATCCTTAATCATGTCCAAGACTGTGTCCTAGAAAGCAGACAGGAAAAGGTGATGAAACTTTACGACGTAGCGGTTCTAACAGAAAATGCTCACGGCACTACTTTAAACTCCTGGTCACGTCCTTACCAAAGGAACAAGCTCCCCTTTCTGCATGATGGCCTGGAGTTGCTTGCCCCTTTCAGAGCCGGAGGCCACCTCAGCACGTAGCAGATCTCCAGAAGACAAGTGGGTGTAGCCATACTTTGCAACTATCTTTTCACACTGGGTGCCCTTTCCAGAGCCAGGTCCACCTAAGGACATCAACACAAAACCCAATGTGGtggcataca of the Poecilia reticulata strain Guanapo linkage group LG12, Guppy_female_1.0+MT, whole genome shotgun sequence genome contains:
- the ak1 gene encoding adenylate kinase isoenzyme 1, which produces MADKIKDAKIIFVVGGPGSGKGTQCEKIVAKYGYTHLSSGDLLRAEVASGSERGKQLQAIMQKGELVPLDTVLDMIKDAMIAKADVSKGFLIDGYPREVKQGEEFEKKIGKPCLLLYVDAKAETMVKRLLKRGETSGRSDDNEETIKKRLDLYYKATEPVIAFYEGRGIVKKVDSELAVDDVFGQVSKAIDAL